A stretch of the Bubalus kerabau isolate K-KA32 ecotype Philippines breed swamp buffalo chromosome 11, PCC_UOA_SB_1v2, whole genome shotgun sequence genome encodes the following:
- the MCFD2 gene encoding multiple coagulation factor deficiency protein 2 isoform X2 encodes MRSLRLLRIPFLCGLLWAFCAPGARAEEPGASSSHHGSMGLDKNTVHDQEHIMEHLEGVINKPEAEMSPQELQLHYFKMHDYDGNNLLDGLELSTAITHVHKEEGSEQAPMNEDELINLIDGVLRDDDKNNDGYIDYAEFAKSLQ; translated from the exons ATGAGATCTCTGCGACTGCTCAGAATCCCCTTCCTGTGTGGCTTGCTCTGGGCCTTTTGTGCCCCGGGTGCCAGGGCCGAGGAGCCCGGGGCCAGCTCCTCCCATCACGGCAGCATGGGCCTGGATAAGAACACAGTGCATGACCAAGA GCATATCATGGAGCATCTCGAAGGTGTCATCAACAAACCAGAGGCGGAGATGTCCCCACAAGAGCTGCAGCTCCATTATTTCAAAATGCATGATTATGATGGCAATAATCTGCTTGACGGCCTAGAACTCTCCACGGCCATCACTCATGTTCATAAGGAG GAGGGAAGTGAGCAGGCACCAATGAACGAAGATGAGCTGATCAACTTAATAGATGGTGTTTTGAGAGACGATGACAAGAACAATGATGGATACATCGACTATGCCGAATTTGCAAAATCCCTGCAGTAG
- the MCFD2 gene encoding multiple coagulation factor deficiency protein 2 isoform X1 produces MGGQKGTRVRTTGQGGGGAEEKRTEDGSWRGSCWRASRLGKNWWQLVAARVPVTMRSLRLLRIPFLCGLLWAFCAPGARAEEPGASSSHHGSMGLDKNTVHDQEHIMEHLEGVINKPEAEMSPQELQLHYFKMHDYDGNNLLDGLELSTAITHVHKEEGSEQAPMNEDELINLIDGVLRDDDKNNDGYIDYAEFAKSLQ; encoded by the exons ATGGGCGGGCAGAAAGGGACGCGCGTGCGCACAACGGGCCAGGGCGGGGGCGGAGCGGAGGAAAAACGTACTGAAGACGGGAGCTGGCGAGGCTCATGCTGGAGGGCTTCGCGTCTGGGGAAAAACTGGTGGCAGCTGGTGGCAGCGAGG GTACCGGTGACCATGAGATCTCTGCGACTGCTCAGAATCCCCTTCCTGTGTGGCTTGCTCTGGGCCTTTTGTGCCCCGGGTGCCAGGGCCGAGGAGCCCGGGGCCAGCTCCTCCCATCACGGCAGCATGGGCCTGGATAAGAACACAGTGCATGACCAAGA GCATATCATGGAGCATCTCGAAGGTGTCATCAACAAACCAGAGGCGGAGATGTCCCCACAAGAGCTGCAGCTCCATTATTTCAAAATGCATGATTATGATGGCAATAATCTGCTTGACGGCCTAGAACTCTCCACGGCCATCACTCATGTTCATAAGGAG GAGGGAAGTGAGCAGGCACCAATGAACGAAGATGAGCTGATCAACTTAATAGATGGTGTTTTGAGAGACGATGACAAGAACAATGATGGATACATCGACTATGCCGAATTTGCAAAATCCCTGCAGTAG
- the MCFD2 gene encoding multiple coagulation factor deficiency protein 2 isoform X3 encodes MEHLEGVINKPEAEMSPQELQLHYFKMHDYDGNNLLDGLELSTAITHVHKEEGSEQAPMNEDELINLIDGVLRDDDKNNDGYIDYAEFAKSLQ; translated from the exons ATGGAGCATCTCGAAGGTGTCATCAACAAACCAGAGGCGGAGATGTCCCCACAAGAGCTGCAGCTCCATTATTTCAAAATGCATGATTATGATGGCAATAATCTGCTTGACGGCCTAGAACTCTCCACGGCCATCACTCATGTTCATAAGGAG GAGGGAAGTGAGCAGGCACCAATGAACGAAGATGAGCTGATCAACTTAATAGATGGTGTTTTGAGAGACGATGACAAGAACAATGATGGATACATCGACTATGCCGAATTTGCAAAATCCCTGCAGTAG